The Stigmatella ashevillena genomic sequence GTAATGGTGAAGGCGGTGCTGGTGTCTGGGGTGAGGCCGGTGGCGCTGGCCACCAGCGTGTAGCCTGCTCCGGAGCGGTTCACCGACAGCGTACTGAAGCTGGCCACGCCGGCCACCGCATCGACGGTTGTCGTCCCACTCAAGGTGCCGCCGCCCGGGTTGCTTCCAAGGGCCACGGAGATGGGCAGGGTGGACTGGACCGCCGTGTTCCCGAACGCGTCCTGGAGGGTGGCCTGGACGGCGGGGGTGATGGTCGCGCCTGCGGCGGCCGAGGAGGGCTGCTGGGTGAAGCGGACGCGGGTGGGGGCTCCCGCGGTGATGTTGAACGCGTTGCTGATCGCCTGGGTGAGGGTCCCGGAGGTCGCCTTCAGCGTGTAGCCGGTGCCCACCTTGTTGATCGACAGGGTGCCAAAGGTGGCCACGCCGTTGACGGCCGCCACCGTCAGGGTACCGGCCAGCGTGCCGCCCGCGGGGTTGGTGTTCAGCGCCGCGGTGACATTGGCCGTGGAGGCGGTGGGGTTGTCGAACCGGTCCAGGACGGCCACCTGGGCCGCAGGGGTGAGGGCCACGCCCGCGCTCCCGCTGGAAGGTTGGGTGAGGAAGACCAGCTTCGAGGCAGCGGCGGGAGTGATTTGGAAGCCCGCGCTGGTGGCACCGGTGAGGCCGGTGGCGCTGGCCACCAGCGTATAGCCCGTTCCGATCTTGTTGATGGACAGGGTGCTGAAGGTGGCCACGCCCGCGCTCATGGTCGCCGTGGCGGTGCCAGACAGCGTGCCCCCACTGGGGTTGGCGCCCAGGGCGAGGGTGACGCTGTTGCTCCCCGTCGTCACGGCGTTGCCGAACGCATCCACCAGGCCGACCTTCACGGCCGGGGAGAGGGACGCGCCCGCCAAGGCGTTGGAGGGCTGCACGGTGAAGACGAGGCGCGTGGCGGCCCCCGCGGTGACGGTGGTGCTCGCGCTGTGGGTCAGCGAGGGCTCGGCCGTGCTCGTCGCGGTGACGGACTGCGTTCCCAGGGTCTTGAAGGTGATGGGCACGTTGCTCGCCACGCCCGCGGTGAAGGCGGTGGTGGGCGGCAGCACCGCCTGCGCGTCCGTGCTGGTGAAGGAGGCGCTGCCGGTGTAGCCGGTGGCCGTCTGCCCCACCGCGTCGAGGGCCGTGACGGTGAAGGTGACGGGCGTGCCGGCGGGGGAGGACGTGGGCAGGGCGCTCAGCCGGTAGCTGACGGCTGGGCCGGGAGGAGGCGTGGAGGCGGTGCAGGTGGCGACCGCGTCCGCCGTGATGCGGACATCATCCACATAGAAACCCTCGGCATTGTAGATGTTGTCGGCATAGGTCCGGAATGCGAACCAGACCTTCTTGCCTGCCAAGGCCTTCATGTTGACGGTGACGGGCTTGAGCGCGCCGTTGGCTCCCTTGTTGGCGCCCGTCCAGACCCGCAGCGACACGTTGGTCGTGAGGACGCCGTCGTAGCCCCCCGCGGAGATGTAGGGCGCCGTCGTGGAGACCGCGTCGGACACGGCAATCCACGTTCCGGTGGCCCCTGTGGTGTTGTAGGCGAGGTAGACGCCATCGTAGTTCAACTCGATGTCGTACCAGACGTTGAAGGTCATCTCGGGTGAGAGCGCTGATGCCGGGATGGAGAAGCCGTTGATGGTGCTGGCCACCGTGCCATTGCCGCCCAGGGAGAGGATGGCCTGGGTGCTGTTGGGATAGACGGTGCCGCAGGCGGTGGACGTCGAGCCGAAGCGGTATGCCTTCGTGGCCGACTGGTAGCGGCAGCCGGTGACGATGTTGAGCGTGGCCGCGCTGCCCTGGCTGGCCGAGGCAATCCAGTACGCGGCGGCATTCGCCGGCCGGTTGCCATCGAAGTCATCGAAGTAGCGGACGCCCGGCGTCACGGCACCGCTGGCCACGGACGACTTCTTGACGGTGTTCGTCTCCGCGACCGTGACAAGGGCCGTCTCGGTGGCCCGCACCACGTAGTGGTAGACCGTCCCGTGGGTCAGGTTCAGGGTGTCCGCGAAGCCCGTCCCCGTCACGCCCGAGGCGATCAGGTTGGCCGCGGACGGCGTGAAAGCCGCGTCGGTGCTCCGGTAGACCGAGTAGCTCAGCGTCCCTCCGCACACCGGGGTCGCCGCGCTCCAGGCCACGGTGGTGCCGCAGGTGGAGGTGGCGGCATTGGTGACGGAGGAGACGCCCGCGAAGGTGGGCGGCAGCGTGCAGGCGCCCGTGGCGGTCGCGGAGGCCTCGTTGGAGTTGGCGGACTCGGCGCACACCACCCCTCGCACCACATAGTAATAGGTGGGGCCACCGGACACGGTGGTGTCGGCGTACGGCGGGGCCGCCACGCGGGCCACCTGGGTGTAGGGGCCTCCCGCGGTGGTGGCGCGGTAGACGGCGTACTGGGTGGACTCGCCGTTGGGCGTCCAGTTGAGATCGATGCGGTTGTCGCCCGCGGTGGTGGCCGTTACGCCGGTGGGAGTCGCGCCGACCGTCGAACAGGTATTGTAGACGATGAGCGCGAAGTCCTGGTCCAACGCCGAGCCATTGCCCGGCACGCCATCCGAGTTGATGTTGGTGGCCGTCACCGTGAGGGTGTACGAGCCCGTGGTGCCCGCGGGCAGGAAGACGCTCTCCACGTTGTTTCTGTCATCCGTCCCGCCGCCGGTGACGGAAGTGCCCCGGGTGAAGACGTTGCCCTTGTAGGTGGCGCCACCGATGGTCACGGCGAGGTCCAGGTTGTTCTTCCAGGCGCTGCCGGTGGTGGAGCCCGGGGCGTCCGTCCACGCCAGCGTCGCGCGGAAGGGCTTGGTGGGGTCCACAACGCCGCCGACGAAGGTGCGGCTCTGGCCAGTGGCGGTGAAGAGCTGAGGGGTCTCCTGGTCCGAGAGCACCCGTGAGGCACCATCGAAGGACATGCCCAGGTCCATCAAGCCCATGCCCTGGTTGTTCGAGAACAGGTTGTCGTTGGCCCCCACACCCGTCATGTAGCGGGCGGAGTTCATCAGGTAGGCCTTCGTCATCGCCGCGCTGGGCGGGGGCAGGCCCTGGTTGATGAAGAACTGGCGCACCAGCGCCGCGCCGCCGGCGACCGCCGGGGTGGAGTGGCTGGTGCCGGAGGAGGCCGTGTACCACTGCTGTCCCACCGGGTAGTAATTGTTCTGGGGCCCGCCGCAAACGCCTTCGGCGGAGAAGCAGCTGAGCGCCTTGCCATTCGCGACCGCGGGCGGGTTGGCGCGCTGGCCCGCGTCCTGGGCCACGCCTCCGGCCACGTGCGTGCCGGGAGCCATGAGGTCCGGCTTCTTGCGGCCGTCGGCGGTAGGGCCCCGGCTGGAGAAGGAGGCAATGTCGCTGAGGCTGTTGGCTTCGTTGTCGGTGGTGTCGCAAAGGTCCGCGGCGCCAAAGGCCCGCACGTTTTCGGAGGCCCCTACGGTGATGACGTTCTTGGCGGTGCCGGGGGTGCCCACGGAGCCGGCGGTCGAACCGTCGTTCCCCGCGGCGAAGAGGATGACCATCTCCTGGTTGCCCGGGACAGGCACGGCCGAGCCGGTGGGCTGCGCATCGCGCACCAGCGCGTCATAGGCCTGGGCGTCCACGTCATAGCTGTCGTCCGACGCGCCCCAGCTGTTGCTGCTGATGCGCATGCCATCGCGGTACGCGCGCGACTGGAGATCCTCGTAGTCGGGGTTGGTGAAGTTGTCGGGATCGAACACCACGGAGGAGCCCACCTTCACGAAGGGCGCCACGCCCAGGCCGTGGGTGAAGCCCGTCTCATCGGTGTAGGGCGCGCCGGTCAGGCTGGAGTAGCCCGCGACGATGTGGGCGTTCAGGGTGCCGTGGCCATCGCAGCCCTGAAGCGTGCTGCCGGAGTTCGCGGTGCCCTCCAGGCGGTTGTAGACGACGCGGCCCGCGGAGGAGATGTCACCGGCGGTGTACAGCCCGAAGTGGTTGGGCACCGGGGTGCCGTTGTCCAGGCCGCTGTCCGACACATCCACGCCGAAGCCGGAAGCGGTGAACTGCGCCTGTGTGAAGCCCTTGGACGCCAGCCACGCCAGGTAGCCCGGCCCGGAGGGCGCATCGCCAGTCACTTGGCCGGCGAGGATCATGTTCTGCCGCTCGTCGACCTTCTTCGGCGTGAAGGACGGCTGGATGGACACCACGTCCGGCCGGGCGGCGATCTCATAGAGCTGCGGGAGCGTCAGGGAGGCGGTGACGTTGACGTAGCCCAGCACCTCGCGAATCCGCCCATCGCGCGACTGGAGCTGGCGGATGAGGGCCAGCGTCGTCTCGTTCGCCTCGCCGTCCTGCACGAGCTGGATGGTGTAGGTGGACGTGGCGGCTCTGAAGAGGGCGGGGTGGAGCTTGTAGTCGTTCAGGTAGTCGCCATTCCACTGAACGGTGCGGGCCGCGCGCACGTGGGTCTCCAACCGGTCCATCGTGCCCGCGTCGCCATAGACCAGGTAGGCGTTGTGGGGGATGTAGGTGATGATCTGGACCCCGGTGTCCTCCAACGCCCGGTACCACTCGGGCTGGATGGGCCCTGCGAACTGCACCAGGTGCAGACTCTTGCCCGCGGTGCGGGCCTTCATCCCGCGCAGGGACTGGCCGTGCGCCGAGGCGGTGTCGATGACGCCCGCGTTCAGCAGCAACTGGTTGGAGTCATCCTTCAACTCCACGCTCTCGGTGGCGGAGAGGGCGGCGAGCGCCGCGTCATCCACCTGCACCAGCTTGAAGGACCCGTAGTCGCCAATCACCTGGTGGGGCGTGCCGCTCTTCTCCCAGCGCGCGGCCTGCTCGGCGCTGAGCTGGACTTTGTGGAGCGAGGCCTCCGCGCGGTACCCCTCGGACGGCGCAAGCGAGGGGGAACTTCCAGAGCCTTCGCAGGCCAGCAAGGCCATGAGCCAGACGGCTCCGAGCGCCTGGGCGCTGCGCGCACGAGGACCCCGTCCGGAA encodes the following:
- a CDS encoding S8 family serine peptidase — its product is MTTSATRSSGRGPRARSAQALGAVWLMALLACEGSGSSPSLAPSEGYRAEASLHKVQLSAEQAARWEKSGTPHQVIGDYGSFKLVQVDDAALAALSATESVELKDDSNQLLLNAGVIDTASAHGQSLRGMKARTAGKSLHLVQFAGPIQPEWYRALEDTGVQIITYIPHNAYLVYGDAGTMDRLETHVRAARTVQWNGDYLNDYKLHPALFRAATSTYTIQLVQDGEANETTLALIRQLQSRDGRIREVLGYVNVTASLTLPQLYEIAARPDVVSIQPSFTPKKVDERQNMILAGQVTGDAPSGPGYLAWLASKGFTQAQFTASGFGVDVSDSGLDNGTPVPNHFGLYTAGDISSAGRVVYNRLEGTANSGSTLQGCDGHGTLNAHIVAGYSSLTGAPYTDETGFTHGLGVAPFVKVGSSVVFDPDNFTNPDYEDLQSRAYRDGMRISSNSWGASDDSYDVDAQAYDALVRDAQPTGSAVPVPGNQEMVILFAAGNDGSTAGSVGTPGTAKNVITVGASENVRAFGAADLCDTTDNEANSLSDIASFSSRGPTADGRKKPDLMAPGTHVAGGVAQDAGQRANPPAVANGKALSCFSAEGVCGGPQNNYYPVGQQWYTASSGTSHSTPAVAGGAALVRQFFINQGLPPPSAAMTKAYLMNSARYMTGVGANDNLFSNNQGMGLMDLGMSFDGASRVLSDQETPQLFTATGQSRTFVGGVVDPTKPFRATLAWTDAPGSTTGSAWKNNLDLAVTIGGATYKGNVFTRGTSVTGGGTDDRNNVESVFLPAGTTGSYTLTVTATNINSDGVPGNGSALDQDFALIVYNTCSTVGATPTGVTATTAGDNRIDLNWTPNGESTQYAVYRATTAGGPYTQVARVAAPPYADTTVSGGPTYYYVVRGVVCAESANSNEASATATGACTLPPTFAGVSSVTNAATSTCGTTVAWSAATPVCGGTLSYSVYRSTDAAFTPSAANLIASGVTGTGFADTLNLTHGTVYHYVVRATETALVTVAETNTVKKSSVASGAVTPGVRYFDDFDGNRPANAAAYWIASASQGSAATLNIVTGCRYQSATKAYRFGSTSTACGTVYPNSTQAILSLGGNGTVASTINGFSIPASALSPEMTFNVWYDIELNYDGVYLAYNTTGATGTWIAVSDAVSTTAPYISAGGYDGVLTTNVSLRVWTGANKGANGALKPVTVNMKALAGKKVWFAFRTYADNIYNAEGFYVDDVRITADAVATCTASTPPPGPAVSYRLSALPTSSPAGTPVTFTVTALDAVGQTATGYTGSASFTSTDAQAVLPPTTAFTAGVASNVPITFKTLGTQSVTATSTAEPSLTHSASTTVTAGAATRLVFTVQPSNALAGASLSPAVKVGLVDAFGNAVTTGSNSVTLALGANPSGGTLSGTATATMSAGVATFSTLSINKIGTGYTLVASATGLTGATSAGFQITPAAASKLVFLTQPSSGSAGVALTPAAQVAVLDRFDNPTASTANVTAALNTNPAGGTLAGTLTVAAVNGVATFGTLSINKVGTGYTLKATSGTLTQAISNAFNITAGAPTRVRFTQQPSSAAAGATITPAVQATLQDAFGNTAVQSTLPISVALGSNPGGGTLSGTTTVDAVAGVASFSTLSVNRSGAGYTLVASATGLTPDTSTAFTITAGAPALLVFTASPSAHVTSGAAFPAQVEVRDGNGNVVTGSPLQVTLSLTSADGATLSGTTVVTTVNGVASFTGLSVDKVGTGYQLQADAPGLPSATSPAFGVEPGPAAALTFLTQPSTTASGALITPSVRVALQDAHGNTVTTSSAALTLALETPVPGATLGGTKTVAALNGVATFADLTVDKKGTGYLLKASSGALSATSAGFDVTAGPAARLVFRAAPANTQAGQVLGSLEVEFQDLEGNRDTNATAQVTLSLGGATGGTLQGTSTVAAVSGVAIFEDLSIREAAEGYTLTAQSAGLPEVISAAFDITPGSAAALAFRVQPGNGVAGAVLTPPVKVAITDAYGNTVPDAAQAVTLALDTNPSGGALGGTLTVDALQGVATFENLSIQRAGTGYTLTASATSLTSATSTAFDVLASAPSRLAFKLQPQSASAGSTLGTVSVEFQDAQGNPVASALPVNLSLQGASSATLMGTPTVDALNGVATFNDLSIRQVGTGYRLRAQADGVTEATSTAFDITPGAAAALAFTVQPGLGQVNTAFNPAVRVSVQDAFGNLVTGSTSAVTMALGANPGGGTLSGTKTVAAVNGVATFADLALNRAAQGYTLTASTDALPTVTSNAFTIVEQLVAQLVFRPLPDSGRFTAGAPFTVQVEVQDAQGNALPYDGLTVTLSLGENASNGTLSGPSTATTVHGVATFEGLALRKAASRYTLLASAPGALGATSSPFAVIAGPAARLTLELPASVTTGQAVTLSAHAVDAHDNLAEAYGGTVQATSTDPQALLPAPVAFVQGALPSGVSVTFTGPGLTALTLTDTENPLLTVTAQTTVTAFLQPTVVVTAPTDGATVSGKVTLTAEGTVDAGTTLAQLTLLVDGKQIATGTDTVLTATWDSGTVPAGVHVITAVITDSAGNTANSVPVNVTVQEKESSGGCGCGATSSADAGFWLGLLLLSRYALGRRRRAQAA